One genomic region from Saprospiraceae bacterium encodes:
- a CDS encoding PD40 domain-containing protein, with amino-acid sequence MKKKVFFIWALAIICTPSYGQISARLMRYLDVSDSHITFVYGGDIWVMAKSGGTAIQITHSPGEESWPKFSPDGKTIGYSASYNGNQDVYTVPVTGGVPTRVTYQSHADRMLCWHPDGRQILFASRRELGQRSSNQFFLVSKSGGLPIKLAIPYGELASFSPDGNNLAYITKISENYPFKRYRGGLASDIFIFNLKTNTAENITNSDAIDGKPSWSGERIYFLSDRDDNMRLNVWSYDTRTKKSEQLTKFKDFDIMYMSAGSKDLVFEAGGALYLLDLKSQKYKEVPVNIVSDLSLELPQAKDVSRSITNMTASPEGKRIVFEARGELFNVPVTEGYTLNLTSSSGSFDRNPSWSPNGKQIAYWSDQSGEFEIYLQSPDKAWPLRKLTNRNIGFGYNLNWSPDSKRIAFIDEKNNISIVDSAGTIVLVDHTVLNIPHSAKFNYTLAWSPDSKWLAYTKAMENNHFAIMAYEVDTKTKHQVTSGFYNDDTPEFSVDGKYLFYTTNREMAAVYSDLNDGTWVYPNSTMVAALSLRKDVPSLLAPKNDLFDEKKPPKDTNKLEVKIDFDHIESRIAILPIIAGNIGGLAAFEGKLVYFRTPNSGSGDNSNSLNVYDLIKKEDKLVMADINQVSLTADRKAILVNSKGAYGIIKPDPAQKIEKPIPTKGLSMNWIAKEEWKQIFNDTWRLHRDFFYDPAMQQVDWNEMKKRYGPMINDARTRWDVLNIQSQLVSELSAGHTYSSGGDLEDVTPRVTGFLGIDWELNNNMYRIKRIVYPAAWDTDARSPFDRPGVDVQSGDYILSVNGQTIQPMLDPYAAFEGLSGQTVSLMISRTGKSEDAKQVVVKCLAQNEESNLRYLEWLEQNRKMVDKLSNGQLGYVYMSNTSAQGQMELVKMYYGQLDKKGFIIDERFNGGGQLADRFLEILTKPVVYNLHWRHGRDLTQPLETNPGPKGMLINGWAGSGGDGLPWAFKVLKAGPIVGERTLGILVGPATGHRLIDGGSITVPDARLYDNAGHWFWEGEGVSPDIKVTDDPNLLVKGRDPQIERVVEEVMKLVQTKPFKMTPAPKPDDRTAKGLKKN; translated from the coding sequence ATGAAAAAAAAAGTATTCTTCATTTGGGCCTTAGCAATCATATGTACTCCAAGCTACGGCCAGATCAGTGCCCGGCTTATGCGATACCTGGATGTTTCTGACAGTCATATCACTTTTGTATATGGCGGAGATATCTGGGTCATGGCCAAAAGTGGAGGTACTGCGATTCAAATCACCCATTCTCCCGGAGAAGAATCCTGGCCCAAATTTTCTCCGGATGGAAAGACTATAGGTTATTCTGCAAGCTATAATGGCAATCAAGATGTTTATACTGTACCCGTCACAGGCGGCGTGCCGACGCGCGTGACCTATCAATCTCATGCCGACCGTATGTTGTGCTGGCATCCCGATGGAAGACAGATTTTATTTGCTTCGCGAAGAGAGCTCGGACAGCGGTCATCCAATCAGTTTTTTTTGGTATCGAAATCCGGTGGACTGCCTATTAAACTTGCCATACCTTATGGAGAACTAGCCAGTTTTTCTCCGGATGGTAATAATTTAGCCTATATCACCAAGATCTCAGAGAACTACCCTTTTAAAAGATATAGAGGAGGCTTGGCGTCAGATATTTTTATTTTTAATCTAAAGACGAACACCGCCGAAAATATAACTAATAGTGATGCGATAGATGGCAAACCATCCTGGTCAGGAGAGCGTATTTATTTTCTATCAGATCGGGATGATAATATGCGCCTCAATGTTTGGTCCTATGATACGAGAACTAAAAAATCCGAGCAACTCACCAAATTTAAGGATTTTGATATTATGTACATGTCTGCAGGGTCCAAAGATCTGGTGTTCGAAGCAGGAGGAGCGCTCTACCTCCTGGATCTAAAGTCCCAAAAATATAAAGAGGTGCCGGTGAATATCGTCAGTGACCTGTCGTTGGAATTGCCACAGGCCAAAGATGTATCCAGGTCCATTACCAATATGACTGCTTCGCCAGAAGGCAAACGCATTGTATTTGAAGCGCGGGGTGAATTGTTTAATGTGCCGGTCACAGAAGGCTACACCCTCAACCTTACCTCCAGTAGTGGTAGTTTTGATCGAAATCCTTCCTGGTCACCTAATGGAAAACAAATAGCCTATTGGTCTGATCAGTCAGGAGAGTTTGAGATTTATCTTCAGTCACCAGATAAAGCATGGCCTTTAAGAAAACTGACCAATCGCAACATAGGATTTGGCTATAATCTTAACTGGTCTCCAGACTCTAAAAGGATAGCTTTTATCGATGAAAAAAACAATATTTCTATTGTCGATAGTGCCGGAACTATCGTCCTGGTGGATCATACAGTTTTGAATATTCCACACAGTGCTAAATTCAATTACACGCTGGCATGGTCGCCGGATAGTAAGTGGCTGGCTTATACCAAAGCAATGGAAAACAATCATTTTGCCATCATGGCCTATGAAGTAGACACTAAAACCAAACACCAGGTGACGAGTGGGTTTTATAATGATGATACACCCGAATTTTCAGTGGACGGAAAATATTTGTTTTATACCACCAATAGGGAGATGGCTGCAGTTTATTCTGATTTGAATGATGGTACCTGGGTCTACCCTAATTCTACTATGGTGGCTGCGCTTTCACTCAGGAAAGATGTACCCTCCTTATTGGCTCCCAAAAATGACCTTTTTGATGAAAAGAAACCCCCAAAGGATACTAATAAACTTGAAGTAAAAATTGATTTTGACCACATCGAATCCCGGATCGCCATTTTGCCGATCATAGCGGGAAATATAGGTGGTTTGGCAGCCTTCGAGGGAAAACTTGTTTATTTTCGAACACCAAATTCTGGTTCAGGAGACAACTCCAATAGTCTGAATGTATATGATTTAATTAAGAAAGAAGACAAGCTGGTGATGGCCGATATCAATCAGGTAAGTTTGACGGCAGATCGCAAGGCGATATTAGTCAATAGTAAAGGGGCTTATGGTATTATAAAACCGGATCCGGCACAAAAGATTGAGAAACCAATACCTACTAAAGGGTTGTCGATGAATTGGATTGCCAAAGAAGAATGGAAGCAAATTTTTAATGATACCTGGCGCTTGCACAGAGATTTTTTCTATGATCCTGCTATGCAGCAAGTAGATTGGAATGAAATGAAAAAACGATACGGTCCCATGATCAATGATGCCCGTACCCGTTGGGATGTATTAAATATTCAATCGCAATTGGTCTCAGAGCTGAGTGCCGGGCATACCTATTCCAGTGGAGGAGATCTGGAGGATGTAACTCCCCGGGTCACCGGATTTTTGGGTATCGACTGGGAATTGAACAATAATATGTATCGTATTAAACGTATCGTTTATCCTGCAGCCTGGGATACCGATGCCAGATCACCATTTGACCGCCCTGGAGTAGATGTTCAATCTGGTGATTATATCCTATCAGTTAATGGTCAGACCATTCAGCCGATGTTGGATCCATATGCCGCTTTTGAAGGCCTGTCCGGGCAAACTGTTTCATTGATGATATCCAGAACCGGCAAATCAGAAGATGCTAAACAAGTGGTGGTCAAATGTCTTGCCCAAAATGAGGAATCCAATCTTAGGTACTTAGAATGGCTAGAGCAAAATCGCAAAATGGTTGATAAACTCTCTAATGGTCAATTAGGCTATGTATACATGTCCAATACTTCTGCCCAGGGACAAATGGAATTGGTTAAAATGTATTATGGTCAACTGGACAAAAAAGGATTTATCATTGATGAGCGATTTAATGGAGGTGGTCAGCTGGCTGACCGTTTTCTTGAAATATTGACTAAACCTGTAGTATACAATCTGCATTGGCGGCATGGAAGGGATCTTACGCAGCCATTGGAGACCAATCCAGGCCCCAAAGGCATGTTGATCAATGGTTGGGCTGGATCAGGCGGTGATGGATTGCCTTGGGCCTTCAAAGTATTAAAAGCAGGGCCCATAGTTGGAGAAAGAACCCTTGGCATTTTAGTGGGGCCTGCCACCGGTCATCGATTGATCGATGGCGGAAGTATCACTGTGCCAGACGCCAGACTGTATGACAATGCTGGTCACTGGTTTTGGGAAGGTGAGGGTGTATCACCTGATATAAAAGTGACAGATGATCCAAATTTACTGGTCAAGGGGAGAGATCCACAAATCGAAAGGGTAGTCGAAGAAGTGATGAAATTGGTGCAGACCAAACCATTTAAAATGACACCGGCTCCGAAGCCTGATGATCGTACTGCCAAAGGTTTGAAGAAGAATTAA
- a CDS encoding DMT family transporter — translation MTGFFSFRKYKSQLPEKKLWAAMIVMGLLGYYISSLLDFLGLQYITAGLERVILFLYPSFTILINAVFFKESISKKQIIALALCYTGLIVTYFHEINAGVVMKNITLGSTLIFLCAITFAGYIAGSGRLLKKVPVMMYTSVALIASSVGVFIHYAFTGKFGFQDLHGEMIVYGLMLGIMATVIPNFLVSAGIKSIGANNAAIVSAVGPVSTIILAYFFLDEKMSVVQILGTALVIGGVILVSKKKKSQ, via the coding sequence GTGACGGGCTTTTTTTCATTTCGAAAATACAAATCTCAGTTGCCTGAGAAAAAACTATGGGCGGCCATGATTGTCATGGGTTTATTAGGCTATTATATTAGTAGCCTGCTTGATTTTCTTGGATTGCAATACATTACGGCTGGTCTTGAGCGGGTGATCTTGTTTTTGTATCCTTCGTTTACTATTTTGATCAATGCAGTATTTTTTAAAGAGTCCATTTCCAAAAAACAGATCATCGCCCTTGCTTTGTGTTATACTGGGCTGATCGTTACTTATTTTCATGAAATCAATGCAGGGGTCGTGATGAAAAATATCACCCTGGGAAGTACCTTAATATTTTTATGTGCAATCACATTTGCAGGATACATAGCAGGTTCAGGCAGATTGCTTAAAAAAGTGCCCGTCATGATGTATACTTCTGTGGCCTTGATTGCTTCTTCGGTAGGTGTATTTATTCATTATGCTTTTACCGGAAAGTTTGGATTTCAGGACTTACATGGTGAAATGATAGTATATGGATTGATGTTAGGGATCATGGCAACAGTGATTCCAAATTTTTTAGTGTCCGCTGGTATTAAAAGCATTGGTGCCAATAATGCAGCCATTGTATCAGCAGTAGGACCAGTGAGTACTATTATACTTGCATATTTTTTTCTTGATGAAAAAATGAGTGTTGT